A stretch of the Malus domestica chromosome 08, GDT2T_hap1 genome encodes the following:
- the LOC103412156 gene encoding aldehyde oxidase GLOX1-like, whose product MKTISLIDLSLLLLIINFSVLTAHAAGGKWQVLKNVGISAMHMQLFKNDRIVLFDRTDFGKSNLSLPNGNCVKNDCTAHSAEFVVQTNAVRPLTVLSDVWCSSGSMDAYGNLIQTGGNNIGERRVRVFTPCTGCDWKEIVDGLAARRWYATNHILPDGREIIIGGRGQFNYEFYPKTASTSNVYSLPFLSQTNDPGQENNLYPFVFLNPDGNLFVFANNRAILLDYVKNVVVKTYPQIPGGDPRSYPSTGSAVLLPLKNLMAPSVEAEVLVCGGAPKGSFVQANKGTFVEALNTCARIKITDPNAQWIVETMPQARVMGDMLLLPDSTVLLINGASSGVAGWEIGRNPVFNPVVYRPDNAVGSRFEQQNPTTIPRMYHSSALLVRDGRVIVGGSNPHDKYQFGSDVLFPTELRLEAFSPEYLDAKYANLRPTIIAPGNQAKIHYGIKLAVQFSLTGTFTKNSVSVTMVAPPFSTHSFSMNQRLLVLAAENVQQVGPTTYQVQVTTPPSKNLAPSGYYILYVVHQQIPSEGIFVKIY is encoded by the coding sequence ATGAAGACAATTAGTCTCATTGATCTTTCACTTCTGTTGTTAATAATCAATTTCTCTGTTCTGACGGCCCACGCTGCGGGTGGCAAATGGCAAGTGCTGAAAAACGTTGGCATTTCCGCCATGCACATGCAGCTCTTCAAAAACGACCGCATCGTCTTGTTCGACCGCACCGACTTCGGCAAATCCAACTTGTCCTTGCCCAACGGTAACTGCGTCAAAAACGACTGCACCGCCCACTCCGCCGAGTTCGTCGTCCAAACCAATGCCGTCCGCCCCCTCACGGTCTTATCCGACGTCTGGTGCTCCTCCGGCTCAATGGACGCCTACGGAAACTTAATCCAAACCGGCGGCAACAACATCGGCGAGCGCCGCGTTAGAGTTTTCACGCCCTGCACGGGTTGTGATTGGAAGGAGATTGTGGACGGCTTAGCTGCTCGCCGTTGGTACGCCACTAATCATATTCTGCCTGATGGACGCGAAATAATCATCGGCGGCAGGGGGCAATTCAACTATGAATTTTATCCAAAGACAGCGTCTACAAGCAATGTCTACAGCTTGCCATTCCTTTCGCAGACCAATGACCCCGGTCAAGAAAACAATCTATacccttttgtttttctcaacCCTGATGGCAACTTATTTGTTTTCGCTAACAATCGAGCTATTTTGTTGGACTACGTGAAGAACGTCGTCGTTAAAACGTACCCGCAAATACCCGGTGGCGACCCGAGGTCGTACCCCAGCACGGGTTCAGCCGTATTGCTACCATTGAAGAACTTGATGGCTCCATCTGTTGAGGCTGAAGTTTTGGTCTGCGGTGGAGCTCCAAAAGGGTCTTTTGTCCAGGCAAATAAGGGTACTTTTGTGGAAGCTCTAAACACATGTGCTCGGATCAAAATAACAGACCCTAATGCACagtggattgttgaaactatgCCTCAAGCTAGAGTCATGGGTGACATGTTATTGCTCCCAGACAGCACTGTTTTACTCATTAACGGTGCATCGTCTGGGGTTGCAGGTTGGGAAATCGGGCGTAATCCGGTTTTCAACCCAGTTGTGTACCGACCTGATAATGCAGTCGGGTCACGGTTCGAACAACAAAACCCTACCACCATACCACGGATGTACCATTCCTCAGCATTATTGGTACGTGACGGTAGAGTGATTGTTGGAGGTAGTAACCCACACGATAAATACCAGTTTGGCAGCGATGTGCTTTTCCCAACAGAACTGAGGTTAGAAGCATTTAGTCCTGAGTATCTCGATGCTAAGTACGCGAACTTGCGTCCTACAATCATTGCACCTGGAAACCAAGCCAAAATCCATTATGGAATAAAATTAGCCGTTCAATTCTCTCTTACGGGTACGTTTACAAAGAATTCAGTATCGGTGACGATGGTGGCGCCGCCTTTTAGCACGCATTCATTCTCGATGAATCAAAGGCTGTTGGTTCTTGCTGCGGAGAACGTACAACAGGTAGGGCCAACAACCTATCAAGTTCAAGTGACAACGCCGCCTTCGAAAAATCTTGCGCCTTCCGGATACTACATTCTCTACGTGGTTCACCAGCAAATTCCAAGTGAGGGCATCTTTGTCAAAATTTACTGA
- the LOC103440280 gene encoding aldehyde oxidase GLOX1-like produces the protein MKPFTSLIPSFLLLIIFHGFSRTAHAAGGNWQVLATIGVSAMHMQLLKNDRIVLFDRTDFGTSNLSLPNGNCVNNDCTAHSAEFVVQTKAFRPLTVLSDVWCSSGSMAPNGNLIQTGGFNSGERRVRVFQPCTGCDWTEVVDGLAVRRWYATNHVLPDGREIIIGGRGQFNYEFYPKTDSTSNVYSLPFLSQTNDAGQENNLYPFVFLNPDGNLFIFANNRAILLDYLKNVIVKTYPQIPGGDPRCYPSSGSAVLLPLKNLTAPSVEAEVLVCGGAPKGSFVQANKGTFVDALNTCARIKITDPNPQWIVETMPQARVMGDMLLLPDSTVLLINGASSGVAGWEIGRNPVLNPVVYRPDNAFGSRFEQQNPTTIPRMYHSSALLVRDGRVIVGGSNPHDKYQFGSNVLFPTEFRLEAFSPEYLDAKYADLRPTIINPLNQAKIHYGRKLTVQFSLTGTLAMNSVLVTMVAPPFSTHSFSMNQRLLVLGAENVQKVGPTTYQAQVTTPPSVNLAPSGYYILYVVHQQIPSEGIFVHIY, from the coding sequence ATGAAGCCATTTACTAGTCTCATTCCTTCATTTCTGTTGTTAATAATATTTCATGGGTTCTCTCGGACGGCCCACGCTGCCGGTGGCAATTGGCAAGTGTTGGCAACCATTGGCGTTTCTGCCATGCACATGCAGCTCTTAAAAAATGACCGCATCGTCCTGTTCGACCGCACAGACTTCGGCACATCCAACTTGTCCTTGCCAAACGGTAATTGCGTCAACAATGACTGCACCGCCCACTCTGCCGAGTTCGTCGTCCAGACCAAAGCCTTCCGGCCCCTTACAGTCTTATCCGACGTCTGGTGCTCCTCCGGCTCCATGGCCCCCAACGGAAACTTAATCCAAACCGGTGGCTTCAATAGTGGAGAACGCCGCGTTAGAGTTTTCCAACCCTGCACGGGTTGTGATTGGACGGAGGTTGTGGACGGCTTGGCGGTTCGCCGTTGGTACGCCACCAATCATGTTCTGCCCGATGGACGCGAGATTATCATCGGCGGCCGGGGACAATTCAACTATGAATTTTATCCGAAGACCGACTCTACAAGCAATGTCTACAGCTTACCGTTCCTTTCGCAGACCAATGACGCCGGCCAAGAAAACAATCTATacccttttgtttttctcaacCCTGATGGCAACTTATTTATTTTCGCCAACAATCGAGCTATTTTGTTGGATTACCTGAAGAACGTCATCGTTAAAACCTACCCGCAAATACCCGGCGGCGACCCGAGGTGTTACCCTAGCTCGGGTTCAGCCGTGTTGCTGCCGTTAAAAAACTTGACGGCTCCGTCTGTTGAGGCTGAGGTTTTGGTTTGTGGTGGAGCTCCAAAAGGATCTTTTGTCCAGGCTAATAAGGGTACTTTTGTGGATGCTCTAAACACATGTGCTCGGATCAAAATAACCGACCCTAATCCACagtggattgttgaaactatgCCTCAAGCTAGAGTCATGGGTGACATGTTATTGCTCCCAGACAGCACTGTTTTACTCATCAACGGTGCATCGTCTGGGGTTGCAGGTTGGGAAATTGGTCGTAACCCCGTTCTCAACCCAGTTGTGTACCGACCAGATAATGCATTTGGGTCAAGGTTCGAACAACAAAACCCCACCACCATACCGCGGATGTACCATTCCTCAGCATTATTGGTACGCGATGGTAGAGTGATCGTTGGAGGTAGTAACCCCCACGATAAGTACCAATTTGGCAGCAACGTGCTTTTTCCAACAGAATTTAGATTGGAGGCATTTAGTCCTGAGTATCTCGACGCCAAGTATGCGGATTTGCGTCCTACAATCATCAATCCCCTAAACCAAGCCAAAATCCATTACGGAAGAAAATTGACCGTTCAGTTCTCGCTTACGGGGACACTAGCAATGAATTCAGTGTTGGTGACGATGGTGGCGCCGCCTTTTAGCACACATTCGTTCTCCATGAATCAAAGGTTGTTGGTTCTTGGTGCAGAGAACGTACAAAAGGTAGGGCCAACAACGTATCAAGCTCAAGTGACGACACCGCCTTCAGTAAATCTTGCGCCTTCCGGATATTACATTTTGTATGTGGTTCATCAGCAAATACCAAGCGAGGGCATCTTTGTTCATATTTACTGA